The Haloarcula sp. CBA1127 genomic interval CCAGCGCGAGGACATCGCTATCACACTCTGGACAGGGCTGTGCGACGCGGCCCTCGGTCGAGTCCCTAGGCGCACCGAGTGCCAGCGCGACCACCCGGTCGTCGCTTTCGTTCCGACCCTGCTGATACTCTCCGGGCGCGAACCGGACGACTTCGTCGGGCCCGACGGTGACCATCTCACTCTCACCCGCGGGGTCAGTCCGGTGTTCGAAGGTGGCGGTGCCCTCAACGACGTAGAACACCTCTTCCTGGTCAAGATGTGCGTGTAATCCGCCCGAGAAGGCCTC includes:
- a CDS encoding cupin domain-containing protein; this encodes MEHVSVDEIEPQAMGGDVDRRGLADPLGTTDVAINRYVLDPGEAFSGGLHAHLDQEEVFYVVEGTATFEHRTDPAGESEMVTVGPDEVVRFAPGEYQQGRNESDDRVVALALGAPRDSTEGRVAQPCPECDSDVLALEPADKGFLLVCPDCGTELEPDL